CTTACTTCAGAATGGCTACGGCAAACAAATCACAAGGCAATCACCCAACTATGCTGCTTAATTTGCGCAGGTACTCGAGGATTATGTCTCCTCATTAGGGATTATTAATTAGAGATTTATTCGCCGTGATCCGCAGCTAAGAAGTCGGGCGTCCTTGGAGCCCAGCAGTTGTCATGGCATCCATCCACAAGCCCACCCACCCAATTTCGGCATAAGCATCGCACAAGTGGCACATAACAACAATTGAATTTTCAGTTAACATCACTAATTAGTCGCAAGACACTTGGGGCGCAGTCAATATGAGGATTAATACACTGGCGAAAATTTCCCCAAGCAATTGTAGATAAAGAAaagtgtatttattttacatatgtaataaatataaaacattgaTATTTTAAGTCTAAATATGAGTAAATTTTGTCATTTCTATACTAATGTAATAGCATTTTACAAGCTGATTGCGTGTGCAATTTGCCGGGCTGTCTTATCGTGTTCATAAACCAGCGATAAGGAACCATTTCACTGTTTTTTTGGGGCGTGTTATTGGCTTTTGGGCATGGTGGTGATAAGATGGGTTAGCTGCTTTGCCTACAAATGGAGCACGAAGGTCTGGACACTCTCGTGTGGCGGCGGCGGTCGTATGACCTGCTGCCCACTGGCGTCCAGGTGGTCCACGTACCGCAACGTGTTGATGAGCTGGTAGCCCAGACGCTGGACCAATCGGGCGGAGTAGACACTGGTACAGTCGACGGATACGAGCTGATGCCCCAAATCTCTGCCCCGCTGGGCCACTGTCTCCATGAGGCGGCCGCCCAGATTACGACCCCTCAGCTGCGGATCAACGCCCAGTGCATGAACATGCAGGCAGCTGGGTACACTGAAGCGACGGCACACATCGGTGGCCGTCTCCACGGCGGATAGCAGATGCAGAATGCTACCCCACTTACCGCCGGCATATTTTCTGGCCTCCTCGGCCATGTGTTCCGGTTCGTGGGAGTCCTTTGGTCCCGCCACAACGGCGGCCACAATCCGGCCTTCGTGCAGCGCCACGAAGCATGTGCCAAAGGGAACATTGGATAGCAGAAACTCCTTGTCCGCCGCCTCCGGCTCTGGAGGATGTGTGCCGGCCGTCAGAGGTTCCTCGGGGTAATAGTGGGCCAGCAGGA
The DNA window shown above is from Drosophila melanogaster chromosome X and carries:
- the AgmNAT gene encoding agmatine N-acetyltransferase translates to MAKPIADDIVVRQVDVGETEQLMTFLLAHYYPEEPLTAGTHPPEPEAADKEFLLSNVPFGTCFVALHEGRIVAAVVAGPKDSHEPEHMAEEARKYAGGKWGSILHLLSAVETATDVCRRFSVPSCLHVHALGVDPQLRGRNLGGRLMETVAQRGRDLGHQLVSVDCTSVYSARLVQRLGYQLINTLRYVDHLDASGQQVIRPPPPHESVQTFVLHL